The Syngnathus typhle isolate RoL2023-S1 ecotype Sweden linkage group LG3, RoL_Styp_1.0, whole genome shotgun sequence genome window below encodes:
- the LOC133151410 gene encoding axin-1-like isoform X3, translating into MSVVRDLHGIGFRGGGVLAHFTEDAPRPPVPGEEGSDVEAPAQSPAARPGAAAQTPGFPLPPSAKTADSSSATPRRPDLDLGYEPEGSASPTPPYLKWAESLHSLLDDQEGIQLFRNFLCQESCADLLDFWFACSGFRKTSPEKRAKLAKAIYRKYIVDGAAIVSRQIKPATKSFIRDCVGKPHPDPAMFEQAQTEIQAAMEENTYPLFLKSDLYLEYTRTGGESPKLNPGERSPSSEPAKPAPGCLPTLAEDEEWRCGGGQREAERDKEQCGGGDTPAGRLTRSLLMQSAPHRTSTGRQRQDPSEYRPWREPVNPYYANMGYARAPATSANDSEQQSMSSDADTMSLTDSSVDGVPPYRYRKQHRKEMHESAKANGRVPLPHIPRTYRMPKDIHVEPERFAAELIRRLDMVLREREAEERLEERLKRVRLEEEGDDDADVGTSVPSHGILLPLPSSFPPLYGAHYSENAAASVAAYGGLASMGDAHDDDPESILDEHVQRVMKTPGCQSPGATNAASGGRHTPPKSSRSPDGGIGPPHRAVGHGLPAAGVKGAHHHKQLYHHRAREGPEEAAASRSQPNFPWTGEPALQYAARSRNYADGAGASTLDAMGYNKGSTLSRRGKKPSDTSGKVDDGRGGMDAQVPLEDLERNQKILQWMMEGDKQRKSSHGGSAGSSRRTGGSSESPRPASVERPGAVHPWVSAQLRNNPSSPSAAQAQPSHPFVQDPAMPPNSAPNPLTQLEEARRRLEEERRRAAMQQAKLSRHKSGKRQVCDNMTVAYYFCGEPIPYRTSVKGRVVTLGQFKELLTKKGHYRFYFKKVSDEFDCGVVFEEVRDEEAVLPIFEEKIIGKVEKVD; encoded by the exons ATGAGCGTCGTCAGGGACTTGCACGGGATCGGCTTCAGAGGAGGCGGGGTGCTGGCCCATTTCACGGAGGATGCGCCGCGGCCGCCCGTCCCCGGCGAGGAGGGCTCTGACGTGGAGGCGCCCGCCCAGTCGCCGGCCGCCCGTCCCGGCGCGGCTGCCCAAACGCCCGGCTTTCCTCTCCCGCCGTCGGCCAAGACGGCCGACTCGTCCTCGGCGACGCCCCGCCGGCCCGACCTGGACCTGGGCTACGAACCGGAGGGCTCGGCCTCGCCCACGCCGCCCTACCTGAAGTGGGCCGAGTCGCTGCACTCGCTGCTGGACGACCAGGAAGGCATCCAGCTCTTCCGCAACTTTCTGTGCCAGGAAAGCTGCGCCGACCTGCTGGACTTCTGGTTCGCCTGCTCCGGCTTCCGCAAGACCAGCCCGGAGAAGCGGGCCAAGCTGGCCAAGGCCATCTACAGGAAGTACATTGTGGACGGCGCCGCCATCGTCTCCCGGCAGATCAAGCCGGCCACCAAGAGCTTCATTCGAGACTGCGTGGGGAAGCCGCATCCCGACCCCGCCATGTTTGAACAG GCCCAGACGGAGATCCAGGCCGCCATGGAAGAGAACACCTACCCTCTGTTCCTCAAGTCGGACCTGTACCTGGAGTACACGCGCACGGGCGGCGAGAGCCCCAAGCTCAACCCCGGCGAGCGGAGCCCGTCGTCAGAGCCCGCCAAGCCCGCGCCAGGCTGCCTGCCCACCCTGGCGGAAGACGAGGAGTGGAG ATGCGGAGGCGGGCAGAGGGAAGCGGAGCGAGACAAAGAGCAgtgcggggggggggacacGCCGGCAGGAAGGCTGACCCGCAGCCTGCTCATGCAGAGCGCTCCGCACAGGACCTCCACCGGCAGGCAGCGGCAAGACCCCAGCGAGTACAG ACCCTGGAGAGAGCCGGTGAACCCGTACTACGCCAACATGGGTTACGCCCGCGCCCCCGCCACCAGCGCCAACGACAGCGAGCAGCAGAGCATGTCGAGCGACGCCGACACCATGTCGCTGACCGACAGCAGCGT AGATGGCGTTCCTCCGTACCGATATCGCAAGCAGCATCGCAAGGAGATGCATGAAAGTGCCAAAGCTAACGGACGTGTGCCCCTACCTCATATACCC CGCACGTATCGCATGCCAAAGGACATCCACGTCGAGCCCGAAAGGTTTGCGGCAGAGCTCATCCGGAGGCTGGACATGGTTCTCCGGGAGCGGGAGGCCGAGGAGCGACTGGAAGAGAGGCTGAAGCGAGTGCGACTG GAAGAAGAAGGCGACGACGACGCCGACGTCGGCACCTCCGTGCCGTCGCACGGCATTTTGCTCCCGCTCCCTTCGTCCTTCCCGCCGCTCTACGGCGCCCACTACTCTGAGAACGCGGCGGCGTCTGTCGCCGCCTACGGCGGCCTGGCCTCCATGGGGGATGCGCACGACGACGACCCGGAGTCCATCTTGGACGAGCACGTGCAGCGGGTCATGAAGACGCCGGGCTGCCAGTCGCCCGGCGCCACCAACGCGGCCTCGGGAGGCCGACACACGCCGCCCAAATCGTCACGGTCGCCCGACGGGGGCATCGGCCCGCCGCACCGGGCGGTGGGGCACGGGCTGCCTGCCGCCGGGGTGAAAG GTGCGCATCATCACAAGCAGCTGTACCATCACCGAGCACGAGAAGGCCCCGAAGAGGCAGCGGCCTCCCGCTCGCAGCCCAACTTCCCTTGGACCGGCGAGCCGGCCCTCCAGTACGCCGCCCGCAGCCGCAACTACGCCGACGGCGCCGGAGCCAGCACCCTGGACGCAATGGGCTACAA TAAAGGAAGCACGCTGTCGAGGCGAGGCAAGAAGCCGTCGGACACCTCGGGCAAAGTCGACGACGGCCGCGGCGGGATGGACGCGCAGGTGCCCCTGGAGGACCTGGAGAGGAACCAGAAGATCCTCCAGTGGATGATGGAGGGCGACAAGCAGAGAAAAAGCTCCCACGG CGGCAGCGCCGGCAGCTCCCGGCGGACGGGGGGCAGCAGCGAGTCGCCGCGCCCCGCCTCGGTGGAGCGCCCCGGGGCCGTCCATCCCTGGGTGTCGGCCCAGCTGCGCAACAACCCCTCCTCGCCCTCGGCGGCCCAGGCGCAGCCCTCCCACCCCTTCGTCCAGGACCCCGCCATGCCGCCCAACTCTGCGCCCAACCCGCTCACGCAGCTGGAGGAGGCCCGGCGGCGACTGGAGGAGGAGAGGCGGAGGGCGGCCATGCAGCAAGCCAAGCTCAG CAGGCACAAGTCTGGCAAGCGGCAAGTGTGCGACAACATGACGGTGGCCTACTACTTCTGCGGCGAGCCCATCCCGTACCGGACCTCCGTCAAGGGCCGGGTGGTGACCTTGGGCCAGTTCAAGGAGCTGCTCACCAAAAAGGGCCACTACAG GTTTTACTTCAAGAAGGTGAGCGACGAGTTCGATTGCGGCGTGGTGTTTGAGGAGGTGCGCGACGAAGAAGCCGTCCTGCCCATCTTCGAGGAGAAGATCATCGGCAAGGTGGAGAAGGTGGACTGA
- the LOC133151410 gene encoding axin-1-like isoform X1 → MSVVRDLHGIGFRGGGVLAHFTEDAPRPPVPGEEGSDVEAPAQSPAARPGAAAQTPGFPLPPSAKTADSSSATPRRPDLDLGYEPEGSASPTPPYLKWAESLHSLLDDQEGIQLFRNFLCQESCADLLDFWFACSGFRKTSPEKRAKLAKAIYRKYIVDGAAIVSRQIKPATKSFIRDCVGKPHPDPAMFEQAQTEIQAAMEENTYPLFLKSDLYLEYTRTGGESPKLNPGERSPSSEPAKPAPGCLPTLAEDEEWRCGGGQREAERDKEQCGGGDTPAGRLTRSLLMQSAPHRTSTGRQRQDPSEYRPWREPVNPYYANMGYARAPATSANDSEQQSMSSDADTMSLTDSSVDGVPPYRYRKQHRKEMHESAKANGRVPLPHIPRTYRMPKDIHVEPERFAAELIRRLDMVLREREAEERLEERLKRVRLEEEGDDDADVGTSVPSHGILLPLPSSFPPLYGAHYSENAAASVAAYGGLASMGDAHDDDPESILDEHVQRVMKTPGCQSPGATNAASGGRHTPPKSSRSPDGGIGPPHRAVGHGLPAAGVKGAHHHKQLYHHRAREGPEEAAASRSQPNFPWTGEPALQYAARSRNYADGAGASTLDAMGYNSKGSTLSRRGKKPSDTSGKVDDGRGGMDAQVPLEDLERNQKILQWMMEGDKQRKSSHGGSAGSSRRTGGSSESPRPASVERPGAVHPWVSAQLRNNPSSPSAAQAQPSHPFVQDPAMPPNSAPNPLTQLEEARRRLEEERRRAAMQQAKLSRHKSGKRQVCDNMTVAYYFCGEPIPYRTSVKGRVVTLGQFKELLTKKGHYRFYFKKVSDEFDCGVVFEEVRDEEAVLPIFEEKIIGKVEKVD, encoded by the exons ATGAGCGTCGTCAGGGACTTGCACGGGATCGGCTTCAGAGGAGGCGGGGTGCTGGCCCATTTCACGGAGGATGCGCCGCGGCCGCCCGTCCCCGGCGAGGAGGGCTCTGACGTGGAGGCGCCCGCCCAGTCGCCGGCCGCCCGTCCCGGCGCGGCTGCCCAAACGCCCGGCTTTCCTCTCCCGCCGTCGGCCAAGACGGCCGACTCGTCCTCGGCGACGCCCCGCCGGCCCGACCTGGACCTGGGCTACGAACCGGAGGGCTCGGCCTCGCCCACGCCGCCCTACCTGAAGTGGGCCGAGTCGCTGCACTCGCTGCTGGACGACCAGGAAGGCATCCAGCTCTTCCGCAACTTTCTGTGCCAGGAAAGCTGCGCCGACCTGCTGGACTTCTGGTTCGCCTGCTCCGGCTTCCGCAAGACCAGCCCGGAGAAGCGGGCCAAGCTGGCCAAGGCCATCTACAGGAAGTACATTGTGGACGGCGCCGCCATCGTCTCCCGGCAGATCAAGCCGGCCACCAAGAGCTTCATTCGAGACTGCGTGGGGAAGCCGCATCCCGACCCCGCCATGTTTGAACAG GCCCAGACGGAGATCCAGGCCGCCATGGAAGAGAACACCTACCCTCTGTTCCTCAAGTCGGACCTGTACCTGGAGTACACGCGCACGGGCGGCGAGAGCCCCAAGCTCAACCCCGGCGAGCGGAGCCCGTCGTCAGAGCCCGCCAAGCCCGCGCCAGGCTGCCTGCCCACCCTGGCGGAAGACGAGGAGTGGAG ATGCGGAGGCGGGCAGAGGGAAGCGGAGCGAGACAAAGAGCAgtgcggggggggggacacGCCGGCAGGAAGGCTGACCCGCAGCCTGCTCATGCAGAGCGCTCCGCACAGGACCTCCACCGGCAGGCAGCGGCAAGACCCCAGCGAGTACAG ACCCTGGAGAGAGCCGGTGAACCCGTACTACGCCAACATGGGTTACGCCCGCGCCCCCGCCACCAGCGCCAACGACAGCGAGCAGCAGAGCATGTCGAGCGACGCCGACACCATGTCGCTGACCGACAGCAGCGT AGATGGCGTTCCTCCGTACCGATATCGCAAGCAGCATCGCAAGGAGATGCATGAAAGTGCCAAAGCTAACGGACGTGTGCCCCTACCTCATATACCC CGCACGTATCGCATGCCAAAGGACATCCACGTCGAGCCCGAAAGGTTTGCGGCAGAGCTCATCCGGAGGCTGGACATGGTTCTCCGGGAGCGGGAGGCCGAGGAGCGACTGGAAGAGAGGCTGAAGCGAGTGCGACTG GAAGAAGAAGGCGACGACGACGCCGACGTCGGCACCTCCGTGCCGTCGCACGGCATTTTGCTCCCGCTCCCTTCGTCCTTCCCGCCGCTCTACGGCGCCCACTACTCTGAGAACGCGGCGGCGTCTGTCGCCGCCTACGGCGGCCTGGCCTCCATGGGGGATGCGCACGACGACGACCCGGAGTCCATCTTGGACGAGCACGTGCAGCGGGTCATGAAGACGCCGGGCTGCCAGTCGCCCGGCGCCACCAACGCGGCCTCGGGAGGCCGACACACGCCGCCCAAATCGTCACGGTCGCCCGACGGGGGCATCGGCCCGCCGCACCGGGCGGTGGGGCACGGGCTGCCTGCCGCCGGGGTGAAAG GTGCGCATCATCACAAGCAGCTGTACCATCACCGAGCACGAGAAGGCCCCGAAGAGGCAGCGGCCTCCCGCTCGCAGCCCAACTTCCCTTGGACCGGCGAGCCGGCCCTCCAGTACGCCGCCCGCAGCCGCAACTACGCCGACGGCGCCGGAGCCAGCACCCTGGACGCAATGGGCTACAA CAGTAAAGGAAGCACGCTGTCGAGGCGAGGCAAGAAGCCGTCGGACACCTCGGGCAAAGTCGACGACGGCCGCGGCGGGATGGACGCGCAGGTGCCCCTGGAGGACCTGGAGAGGAACCAGAAGATCCTCCAGTGGATGATGGAGGGCGACAAGCAGAGAAAAAGCTCCCACGG CGGCAGCGCCGGCAGCTCCCGGCGGACGGGGGGCAGCAGCGAGTCGCCGCGCCCCGCCTCGGTGGAGCGCCCCGGGGCCGTCCATCCCTGGGTGTCGGCCCAGCTGCGCAACAACCCCTCCTCGCCCTCGGCGGCCCAGGCGCAGCCCTCCCACCCCTTCGTCCAGGACCCCGCCATGCCGCCCAACTCTGCGCCCAACCCGCTCACGCAGCTGGAGGAGGCCCGGCGGCGACTGGAGGAGGAGAGGCGGAGGGCGGCCATGCAGCAAGCCAAGCTCAG CAGGCACAAGTCTGGCAAGCGGCAAGTGTGCGACAACATGACGGTGGCCTACTACTTCTGCGGCGAGCCCATCCCGTACCGGACCTCCGTCAAGGGCCGGGTGGTGACCTTGGGCCAGTTCAAGGAGCTGCTCACCAAAAAGGGCCACTACAG GTTTTACTTCAAGAAGGTGAGCGACGAGTTCGATTGCGGCGTGGTGTTTGAGGAGGTGCGCGACGAAGAAGCCGTCCTGCCCATCTTCGAGGAGAAGATCATCGGCAAGGTGGAGAAGGTGGACTGA
- the thumpd1 gene encoding THUMP domain-containing protein 1 — MSEAQNAFRKRGKKHFFGAQHHAKRWRGSRELEVGMQGILITCSMNQRKCAAEAFNLLSEYADMLYGPEKFEEEAGECSEGENAKEEVDVEDALKKEVAQLRAGGGRQERRFQALDSGANNVIFIRTRNLESDKLVHHILSDLHATKKKKTRVILRMLPVTGTCKAFPEDMMRYMSTFLEPWFKKPNHATYQIAFKARNNSHNKREDVIKAIAGLVGKLNPKNKVNLTQPDLTIILEVIKSVCCVSVVREYTRYRKYNLQEVVKDEEPKKEDAPKDGQGDDAATEAALAGGCQAPEKEEDGAATEAALAGGSQAPEKEEDDAATEAALAGGSQAPEKEEDAAATQLAAVVGGSAEEMQLAEEQSAIDNQQNKAEGDGE; from the exons ATGTCGGAGGCGCAGAACGCGTTTCGGAAGCGCGGCAAGAAGCACTTCTTCGGCGCCCAGCATCACGCCAAACGCTGGAGGGGCTCCAGGGAGCTCGAGGTGGGCATGCAGGGCATCCTTATCACATGCAGCATGAACCAGAGGAAATGCGCGGCGGAGGCCTTCAACCTGCTCAGCGAGTACGCGGACATGCTGTACGGACCCGAGAAG TTTGAAGAGGAAGCCGGAGAATGCAGCGAAGGAGAAAACGCCAAAGAAGAAGTTGACGTGGAGGACGCTCTGAAGAAAGAGGTGGCGCAGCTGCGAGCGGGCGGCGGGAGACAAGAGCGACGTTTCCAGGCCCTGGACAGCGGAGCCAACAACGTCATCTTCATCAGAACTCGCAATCTGG AGTCCGACAAGCTGGTTCATCACATCTTGTCCGATCTGCACGCcaccaagaagaaaaagacgcgCGTCATTCTCCGCATGCTGCCG GTCACGGGCACGTGCAAGGCCTTCCCGGAGGACATGATGCGGTATATGTCCACCTTCCTGGAGCCTTGGTTCAAGAAGCCCAACCACGCCACCTACCAGATCGCCTTCAAGGCGCGGAACAACAGCCACAACAAGAGAGAGGACGTCATCAAGGCCATAGCCG GTCTGGTAGGCAAGCTGAACCCCAAGAACAAGGTCAACCTGACCCAGCCGGACCTCACCATCATCTTGGAGGTGATCAAGAGCGTATGCTGTGTCAGCGTGGTCCGCGAGTACACGCGCTACCGCAAGTACAACCTGCAGGAAGTGGTCAAAGACGAAGAGCCCAAGAAGGAGGACGCGCCCAAGGACGGCCAAGGCGACGACGCTGCTACCGAAGCGGCGCTTGCGGGCGGCTGCCAGGCGCCCGAGAAGGAGGAAGACGGCGCCGCTACCGAAGCGGCGCTTGCGGGAGGCAGCCAGGCGCCCGAGAAGGAGGAAGACGACGCCGCTACCGAAGCAGCGCTTGCGGGAGGCAGCCAGGCGCCCGAGAAGGAGGAAGACGCCGCCGCTACCCAATTGGCGGCGGTTGTGGGAGGCAGCGCGGAGGAGATGCAGCTGGCGGAGGAACAATCTGCAATAGACAACCAGCAGAATAAGGCAGAAGGTGATGGAGAGTAA
- the LOC133151410 gene encoding axin-1-like isoform X2 encodes MSVVRDLHGIGFRGGGVLAHFTEDAPRPPVPGEEGSDVEAPAQSPAARPGAAAQTPGFPLPPSAKTADSSSATPRRPDLDLGYEPEGSASPTPPYLKWAESLHSLLDDQEGIQLFRNFLCQESCADLLDFWFACSGFRKTSPEKRAKLAKAIYRKYIVDGAAIVSRQIKPATKSFIRDCVGKPHPDPAMFEQAQTEIQAAMEENTYPLFLKSDLYLEYTRTGGESPKLNPGERSPSSEPAKPAPGCLPTLAEDEEWRCGGGQREAERDKEQCGGGDTPAGRLTRSLLMQSAPHRTSTGRQRQDPSEYRPWREPVNPYYANMGYARAPATSANDSEQQSMSSDADTMSLTDSSVDGVPPYRYRKQHRKEMHESAKANGRVPLPHIPRTYRMPKDIHVEPERFAAELIRRLDMVLREREAEERLEERLKRVRLEEEGDDDADVGTSVPSHGILLPLPSSFPPLYGAHYSENAAASVAAYGGLASMGDAHDDDPESILDEHVQRVMKTPGCQSPGATNAASGGRHTPPKSSRSPDGGIGPPHRAVGHGLPAAGVKGAHHHKQLYHHRAREGPEEAAASRSQPNFPWTGEPALQYAARSRNYADGAGASTLDAMGYNSKGSTLSRRGKKPSDTSGKVDDGRGGMDAQVPLEDLERNQKILQWMMEGDKQRKSSHGGSAGSSRRTGGSSESPRPASVERPGAVHPWVSAQLRNNPSSPSAAQAQPSHPFVQDPAMPPNSAPNPLTQLEEARRRLEEERRRAAMQQAKLRHKSGKRQVCDNMTVAYYFCGEPIPYRTSVKGRVVTLGQFKELLTKKGHYRFYFKKVSDEFDCGVVFEEVRDEEAVLPIFEEKIIGKVEKVD; translated from the exons ATGAGCGTCGTCAGGGACTTGCACGGGATCGGCTTCAGAGGAGGCGGGGTGCTGGCCCATTTCACGGAGGATGCGCCGCGGCCGCCCGTCCCCGGCGAGGAGGGCTCTGACGTGGAGGCGCCCGCCCAGTCGCCGGCCGCCCGTCCCGGCGCGGCTGCCCAAACGCCCGGCTTTCCTCTCCCGCCGTCGGCCAAGACGGCCGACTCGTCCTCGGCGACGCCCCGCCGGCCCGACCTGGACCTGGGCTACGAACCGGAGGGCTCGGCCTCGCCCACGCCGCCCTACCTGAAGTGGGCCGAGTCGCTGCACTCGCTGCTGGACGACCAGGAAGGCATCCAGCTCTTCCGCAACTTTCTGTGCCAGGAAAGCTGCGCCGACCTGCTGGACTTCTGGTTCGCCTGCTCCGGCTTCCGCAAGACCAGCCCGGAGAAGCGGGCCAAGCTGGCCAAGGCCATCTACAGGAAGTACATTGTGGACGGCGCCGCCATCGTCTCCCGGCAGATCAAGCCGGCCACCAAGAGCTTCATTCGAGACTGCGTGGGGAAGCCGCATCCCGACCCCGCCATGTTTGAACAG GCCCAGACGGAGATCCAGGCCGCCATGGAAGAGAACACCTACCCTCTGTTCCTCAAGTCGGACCTGTACCTGGAGTACACGCGCACGGGCGGCGAGAGCCCCAAGCTCAACCCCGGCGAGCGGAGCCCGTCGTCAGAGCCCGCCAAGCCCGCGCCAGGCTGCCTGCCCACCCTGGCGGAAGACGAGGAGTGGAG ATGCGGAGGCGGGCAGAGGGAAGCGGAGCGAGACAAAGAGCAgtgcggggggggggacacGCCGGCAGGAAGGCTGACCCGCAGCCTGCTCATGCAGAGCGCTCCGCACAGGACCTCCACCGGCAGGCAGCGGCAAGACCCCAGCGAGTACAG ACCCTGGAGAGAGCCGGTGAACCCGTACTACGCCAACATGGGTTACGCCCGCGCCCCCGCCACCAGCGCCAACGACAGCGAGCAGCAGAGCATGTCGAGCGACGCCGACACCATGTCGCTGACCGACAGCAGCGT AGATGGCGTTCCTCCGTACCGATATCGCAAGCAGCATCGCAAGGAGATGCATGAAAGTGCCAAAGCTAACGGACGTGTGCCCCTACCTCATATACCC CGCACGTATCGCATGCCAAAGGACATCCACGTCGAGCCCGAAAGGTTTGCGGCAGAGCTCATCCGGAGGCTGGACATGGTTCTCCGGGAGCGGGAGGCCGAGGAGCGACTGGAAGAGAGGCTGAAGCGAGTGCGACTG GAAGAAGAAGGCGACGACGACGCCGACGTCGGCACCTCCGTGCCGTCGCACGGCATTTTGCTCCCGCTCCCTTCGTCCTTCCCGCCGCTCTACGGCGCCCACTACTCTGAGAACGCGGCGGCGTCTGTCGCCGCCTACGGCGGCCTGGCCTCCATGGGGGATGCGCACGACGACGACCCGGAGTCCATCTTGGACGAGCACGTGCAGCGGGTCATGAAGACGCCGGGCTGCCAGTCGCCCGGCGCCACCAACGCGGCCTCGGGAGGCCGACACACGCCGCCCAAATCGTCACGGTCGCCCGACGGGGGCATCGGCCCGCCGCACCGGGCGGTGGGGCACGGGCTGCCTGCCGCCGGGGTGAAAG GTGCGCATCATCACAAGCAGCTGTACCATCACCGAGCACGAGAAGGCCCCGAAGAGGCAGCGGCCTCCCGCTCGCAGCCCAACTTCCCTTGGACCGGCGAGCCGGCCCTCCAGTACGCCGCCCGCAGCCGCAACTACGCCGACGGCGCCGGAGCCAGCACCCTGGACGCAATGGGCTACAA CAGTAAAGGAAGCACGCTGTCGAGGCGAGGCAAGAAGCCGTCGGACACCTCGGGCAAAGTCGACGACGGCCGCGGCGGGATGGACGCGCAGGTGCCCCTGGAGGACCTGGAGAGGAACCAGAAGATCCTCCAGTGGATGATGGAGGGCGACAAGCAGAGAAAAAGCTCCCACGG CGGCAGCGCCGGCAGCTCCCGGCGGACGGGGGGCAGCAGCGAGTCGCCGCGCCCCGCCTCGGTGGAGCGCCCCGGGGCCGTCCATCCCTGGGTGTCGGCCCAGCTGCGCAACAACCCCTCCTCGCCCTCGGCGGCCCAGGCGCAGCCCTCCCACCCCTTCGTCCAGGACCCCGCCATGCCGCCCAACTCTGCGCCCAACCCGCTCACGCAGCTGGAGGAGGCCCGGCGGCGACTGGAGGAGGAGAGGCGGAGGGCGGCCATGCAGCAAGCCAAGCTCAG GCACAAGTCTGGCAAGCGGCAAGTGTGCGACAACATGACGGTGGCCTACTACTTCTGCGGCGAGCCCATCCCGTACCGGACCTCCGTCAAGGGCCGGGTGGTGACCTTGGGCCAGTTCAAGGAGCTGCTCACCAAAAAGGGCCACTACAG GTTTTACTTCAAGAAGGTGAGCGACGAGTTCGATTGCGGCGTGGTGTTTGAGGAGGTGCGCGACGAAGAAGCCGTCCTGCCCATCTTCGAGGAGAAGATCATCGGCAAGGTGGAGAAGGTGGACTGA